Proteins from a genomic interval of Neodiprion lecontei isolate iyNeoLeco1 chromosome 2, iyNeoLeco1.1, whole genome shotgun sequence:
- the LOC107216826 gene encoding ATP-binding cassette sub-family G member 1 — translation MASVNLPQCSPAKSALSCCQGEDGSNENVRVHHSSNNNYLIQEKHSFPKRPEVDLAFKNVRYEVKEWNVRNVIPVTKEILHGVSGEFRAGELAAIMGPSGAGKSTLLNVLAGFNVHGAAGEILVNGRVRVAHSERWRRTSCYIQQDSHLRAGLTAGEAMTLAAHLKLGYTISSAYKHTQVLELLEMLGLNHCYETLCGRLSGGQKKRLDIALELLSNPPVIFLDEPTTGLDSASCSQCIALLQRLAKVEKRTVICTIHQPSALQFEMFDSLYALSDGQCIYRGPVQCLVPHLSSIGAQCPSYHNPADFLMEVAIGEYGITVDSLAMAVNQSSWDYKKPAITDSKPNAEIVPTPVTKEPPPPAGFLAQCFLLYRRKLLCIKRDYNLLVVRLLCHLFIGVIFGYLYRGSGYRANGVLANYAYLYGSLLLIVYTGKMAVTLAFPLEMQILTREHFNRWYRLAPYYISTLMFEVPFQAACAATYLAVSYWLTGQPIESHRILSFLVVSIAASLTAQAWGFFIGATTPVRIAVFAGPIIAVLFSVFGFCIRYMDTPSYFRWIFHISYFRAGFHSLLYTVYGFGRKDLSCDDIYCHYQKPNIFLNEMEINDTNVVNNFVLIVVIGVLMHLLTASALWCKLNRR, via the exons ATGGCAAGCGTAAATTTGCCACAGTGTTCGCCAGCAAAATCGGCGCTGAGTTGTTGCCAGGGCGAGGATGGAAGTAACGAGAATGTGCGAGTTCATCATTCGAGTAATAACAATTATCTCATCCAGGAGAAACATTCCTTTCCGAAACGACCCGAAGTTGACTTGGCATTCAAGAACGTCAGATACGAAGTGAAAGAGTGGAATGTTCGGAACGTGATTCCAG TAACGAAAGAAATCCTTCACGGCGTCAGCGGTGAATTCAGAGCCGGGGAGTTGGCTGCAATTATGGGTCCGTCGGGTGCCGGAAAATCAACATTGTTGAACGTGCTTGCCGGCTTCAA CGTTCATGGTGCGGCGGGTGAAATTTTGGTGAACGGAAGGGTGCGCGTCGCTCACAGTGAGAGATGGCGACGAACTTCCTGCTACATCCAACAGGACTCGCATCTTCGCGCAGGCTTAACGGCTGGAGAGGCAATGACCCTAGCAGCGCACCTCAAACTTGGCTACACAATCAGCTCGGCTTACAAGCACACGCAG GTATTAGAGCTTCTCGAAATGCTTGGCCTGAACCACTGCTACGAAACACTTTGCGGTCGGCTGTCCGGTGGGCAGAAAAAGAGGCTTGACATAGCCCTTGAACTTCTCAGCAATCCCCCGGTAATCTTTCTCGACGAACCTACAACAG GTCTCGATTCGGCATCGTGCAGCCAGTGCATAGCGCTTTTGCAAAGGTTGGCCAAAGTGGAGAAACGCACGGTGATTTGCACAATTCACCAGCCGAGCGCGTTACAGTTTGAGATGTTCGATTCTCTTTACGCTCTCTCCGACGGCCAGTGTATTTACAGGGGACCGGTTCAATGTTTGGTACCTCATCTCTCCTCCATCGGAGCACAGTGTCCGTCTTATCACAACCCCGCCGATTTTT TGATGGAGGTGGCGATTGGCGAGTATGGTATTACGGTGGACAGTTTAGCGATGGCAGTGAACCAGTCGTCTTGGGATTACAAAAAACCAGCAATCACGGACTCCAAGCCTAATGCTGAAA TTGTTCCAACACCAGTTACGAAGGAGCCGCCACCCCCGGCTGGCTTTCTCGCCCAGTGTTTTCTCCTGTACAGACGTAAACTGCTCTGCATCAAGAGGGATTATAATTTACTGGTCGTACGATTGCTGTGTCATTTATTTATCGGCGTGATATTTGGCTACCTCTACAGAGGAAGCGGTTATCGAGCCAACGGCGTTCTCGCCAACTACGCATACCTCTACGGATCATTGCTGCTGATCGTATACACGGGGAAGATGGCTGTTACCTTAGCTT TTCCATTGGAGATGCAGATACTCACGAGGGAGCACTTCAACCGATGGTACCGACTCGCTCCGTACTACATCAGTACCTTGATGTTCGAGGTACCTTTTCAGGCCGCGTGTGCTGCCACTTATTTGGCAGTCAGCTACTGGCTCACAGGCCAACCGATTGAGTCGCACCGAATTTTGTCCTTTTTGGTCGTCAGCATAGCTGCGAGCCTTACTGCTCAGGCCTGGGGCTTCTTTATCGGAGCAACGACGCCAGTCAGG ATTGCCGTGTTCGCCGGGCCCATAATTGCAGTGCTCTTTTCGGTCTTCGGTTTCTGCATACGCTACATGGACACGCCGTCTTACTTCCGTTGGATCTTTCACATATCCTACTTCAGAGCCGGATTTCACAGTCTCTTGTACACTGTTTACGGTTTCGGAAGAAAAGACTTGAGCTGCGACGACATTTACTGTCATTATCAGAAGCCCAACATATTTCTCAACGAAATGGAAATCAACGACACAAACGTTGTCAACAATTTTGTACTTATAGTCGTAATCGGCGTCTTGATGCACTTGCTCACGGCTAGTGCTTTGTGGTGCAAGTTAAACCGGAGATAA